One Oncorhynchus kisutch isolate 150728-3 linkage group LG13, Okis_V2, whole genome shotgun sequence DNA window includes the following coding sequences:
- the LOC109901787 gene encoding 40S ribosomal protein S19, with the protein MPGVTVKDVNQQEFVRALSAFLKKSGKLKVPDWVDIVKLAKHKELAPSDENWFYTRAASTVRHLYLRGGAGVGSMTKIYGGRQRNGVCPAHFSVGSKNVARKVLQALELLKMVEKNPNGGRRLTAQGTRDLDRIAGQVAAAKLPPKAAPTV; encoded by the exons ATGCCTGGTGTCACAGTGAAAGACGTCAACCAGCAGGAGTTTGTCCGGGCCCTGTCAGCTTTCCTGAAGAA GTCAGGAAAGCTGAAGGTCCCGGATTGGGTGGACATTGTCAAGCTGGCCAAACACAAGGAGCTGGCCCCCAGCGACGAGAACTGGTTCTACACCAGAGCTG CTTCCACAGTGCGCCACCTGTACCTGCGTGGGGGTGCCGGTGTGGGCTCCATGACCAAGATCTATGGTGGTCGCCAGAGGAACGGTGTGTGCCCTGCCCACTTCAGTGTCGGTTCCAAAAACGTGGCCCGCAAGGTGCTGCAGGCCCTCGAGCTTCTCAAGATGGTGGAGAAGAACCCCAACGG TGGTCGCAGACTAACCGCCCAGGGAACCAGAGATCTGGACAGGATTGCTGGCCAG GTTGCAGCTGCGAAGTTGCCCCCCAAGGCTGCCCCCACAGTTTAA